Within the Gracilinema caldarium DSM 7334 genome, the region TTCTTATTATTTGGCTATATTTGTTTCCTCTAAGCGCTGCGAGGTTTTTTTCTCTGTTTCTGTGGGTTCCTGTAAATTTTGTACCTCTGCCTACGGTGAGCCCACCTGTCAAGACCATTATAAAGAAAAAATAAGGTGGATAGAGTATGGGGGCTCAAGCAGTGAGAGCCTCCTCTAATGGTAGGGTAGATCTAAATGCCTGAGCATAGATTTCATCTGGTGTAGCATAGTCCAACGATTGATGGTACCGTTTACTGTTGTAAAAAGTTACATAGGTTTTTAGTCCCTCCTTGAGTTCAGTCATGGTTTGATAGTCTTTGATATAAATATCTTCATACTTGATGGTACGCCAGACCCGTTCCATGTAAATATTATCAAGAGCTCGATTTTTGCTATCCATACTGATACGAATGCCATACGATTCAAGGACTGAAATAAACGCTTCGCTAGTAAACTGACTCCCCTGATCCGTATTGAAGATAGCCGGGATTCCCCACTGTTTGATTGATTCTTCAAGGGAAGCTACACAAAAGTCCGTATCCATGGTATTTGAGACCTTCCAGGACAATATCTTACGAGAATACAGGTCGAGTATGACCACCAGGTACACAAAGCCTTTACCGAGCTTAATGTAGGTGATATCCGTCGCCCAGACCTGGTTAGGAATCCAAAGCACCATGTTTTTAAGCAGATAGGGGTACTTTTTATGCCCTTTAGAGCGAATACTGGTCCGTTTTTTGGGATATATGGCCCGTAAACCAGCTTTATGCATGATACGACGCACCTGTTTCCGTGTTACCCCCATATCTGCTAAGGCACGAGCTATTTTGCGATACCCATAAAACGGGTGAACTTTGAGCTCTTCCAGGATGGCATTCAAAATGGCAAGGTCTCTATCTTCGTCCTTTTCTACGGCCTTGTAGTAATAACTTGCTCGAGTTATTCCCAGTATTCGGCATTGCTCTCGTATCGATAAGTCTGGATAGTCCGGTTCTATAGCGGCGGTTCGGTCCCGTATAATTGTTTGTACTTTTTTTTTAAGAATTCGTTCTCTATCTGGAGCTTACCGATTTGTTTATACAGTTCATCCTGTTTCTGCTCCAGCTCGTGCCGTTCCGTATCCTTCCCTGGCTTTTCAAAGAGCACTTCAGCTCCTTCAAGAAGCTGTTTCTTCCAGAGGGTCACCATGTTTGGATGAACCTCATAAAGAGCTGCTAGTTCCTGGACCGTTTTATCACCGCGAAGGGCTTCGAGAGCCACCTTCGCTTTAAATGCCTTATCGTATCGTTTCCTCATGTTGGTAGTTTCCTCCTGTTAGGCAGGTTATTTCTGTACTCCTACCACCTTATTTTTACATTTTTTTTGGCCCAGTTTCCAGGGCTCATTATAGCCTCCTGTCCAGTTTCAACTTGCTCTACTAAGGGTGTTGGTTTTCGTTTGGGTAAACGAAGGGTATCTATTGTAGCTGTTAAACCAAGGGTTGCTTCATATAAAATGGTAGTGTCATCGGGACTTTTTAAATTACCAACTCCCCAAGCATAAAGGGGAGCCTTACCACCGCCAGTGATTTTAAAATTATCAGAGAATTTAAAACTGGCATCAAGGCCAATCATGAAAGCCGCAAGCTCATCGTTACTCGTAGTTACGTCTATATACGATCGTTTTAGTGATTGATATCCAAGGGTTATTGTTGCTGTGTATGGTATATATTTTTTAAATACCTCAGTAACCCAATCATAGTTAGTTACTGTATCAACTACAGTTAGATCGGTATTTTTTTTATAGGTAAAGGTTTTTGTTGATACTTTAAAACTGGTGAGTGTGTTAGGTCCCCAAAGACCTATGGCTAATTCGTTACGTTGTTGCACATAATCACCTGGGAGGTTGATGCCAGCTCCTATAGTGGTATCTGAACGAAAACTACCATAGATGATTCCTGGAATTGTCATTGTCAGTGTGGTACTAAGCCCGGAAGTAATCATCGAAGAGGAAGAATTAAAGAGTCCAAAAAAAGGCCCTACAGTAATTTTGGCATAACCTGTATCATAGGCTATGGTTGTGTACAGGCTGTTCCTCAGAATAGGGTCATGATTGAATAGGACAGTAAAATTGGTATTTTCTGCAATTTTCTGATCTAATTGGGCTATTCCATAGAATGATAGGTTTTCACTAAAAGCTTGATTCCCATCACTTAAGGCAGTAGTTCTGCTTGTATCGAAGGCGATATTCCCTAAAGAACCATATAAACTGATATCAATGCCAGAAACTGTTACACCCACCCCTGCTAGTAACAAACCTATAAATAAATATCGTATATTCTGTTTCATATCAATATGCCGTCCGTACACCAATAAAAATATCTGCCATTTCAAAAGGTTCGTTATAATTAAATGGATCAAGACGAA harbors:
- a CDS encoding transposase, with amino-acid sequence MRKRYDKAFKAKVALEALRGDKTVQELAALYEVHPNMVTLWKKQLLEGAEVLFEKPGKDTERHELEQKQDELYKQIGKLQIENEFLKKKYKQLYGTEPPL
- a CDS encoding IS3 family transposase, which codes for MLKKKVQTIIRDRTAAIEPDYPDLSIREQCRILGITRASYYYKAVEKDEDRDLAILNAILEELKVHPFYGYRKIARALADMGVTRKQVRRIMHKAGLRAIYPKKRTSIRSKGHKKYPYLLKNMVLWIPNQVWATDITYIKLGKGFVYLVVILDLYSRKILSWKVSNTMDTDFCVASLEESIKQWGIPAIFNTDQGSQFTSEAFISVLESYGIRISMDSKNRALDNIYMERVWRTIKYEDIYIKDYQTMTELKEGLKTYVTFYNSKRYHQSLDYATPDEIYAQAFRSTLPLEEALTA